The Candidatus Nezhaarchaeota archaeon DNA window CAATATGAAACCCCCCTACCATAGAACTCCTCTTCACCTTTCACTCCAAGCTTCCTTGGCTCTGCACCTATTGCTAAGATCACCGACCTACACTTAAAACATCCACTAAATGATGTCTTGACCTCAAAGACCTCTCCCACTTGCTCTATCTTGGTTACCTCGTCATTTAATATGCGTACTCCTAGAGACTCTACCTGTTCACTGAATAGCTTCATCAATTCCATGCCAGTTATCGATTTGAAGCCTGGGTAGTTCTCGATCAATGGTGCTTCGGCAGCTTGGCCGCCAGTCACCTTACCTATCACTTGAATCCTTAATCCAGCTCGGACACAAGATAAGGCTGCAGACAATCCAGCAGGACCAGCACCAACAACAATCACATCATGTACTTCTTCGCTCACGGAGGTCACCACCTTAATTTGCTTTATAGTTTCTCTCAAAGTTTTCCATTAACAATAAATTTAAGAATACATGAACAAGTCTCTATGTTGGGCAAAAAATTGATGACCGCATACATACTGTTGAGAACGGTCATAGCGAAGGAGCATGAGGTTGCACAAGCTATTCAGGGAATGAAGGGGGTTGTTGAAGTAAAGGTTGTCTTTGGCGAGTATGACGTCGTGGTAAAAGCTCAAGCTAAAAACGCAAGAGAGTTAGATGAAATAGTAACGAATATAAGAAGGATAAACGGAGTTGTCATGACCTCGACTCTAATAGCTTCAGATTAAAGGGGACACCTTTAAATCACACTTCAAGTAATCATAAAGTAGCCTATGCGGGGGTGCCCGAGCTAGGTCAAAGGGGCGGGACTCAAGATCAAGCCCGTGGATTACTGATGAGTCATCCCGTGGCGTAGGCCTTCGTGGGTTCAAGTCCCACCCCCCGCACCAAATTTTTGATAAAAAATTCCATCTTTAAATCAGCACCTACCTGATGTTATGTATTGTTATAGCATTAGCGCTGGCCTATATTACTATAGTAACATTGCTGGCTACGGACATCGCTAAAATTGTGGTGTACAAATTGTCCGGCCATGTATGAACTTAGTTTGCGTGGTATTGGCAGTGTTGAAAATCTTATGTTAGGCTAGACTCCAGAGGGCCTCTTGGGAAGAAATGGTTGCTGCACCTTAATTATCTTCCTCATCTTCCTCTTTAGAAAAACATGTTCTCTCATGTTAATGGAGTGACTGAGTACCTAAACTAAAATAGGATGTAAGTGATGAATAGATCGGATTAATGCAGCAGATAGGCTTAGCGGCCGTACTTCAAACAACAAGTCCCAGCAGCTTGAAAAGGATTCTCTGAGAATGAAAGATGCTTTTGCCTGAAAGTATCTCGAATACTCTCTCAGCCGGAAAGGTCTTACTAGGCAGTAGACTCTTCTCAAGCATTTTAGGGACCTATCTTGTCCCTAAAAAATGTGTCAATGACAAGAAGGGTAAGACATAGTTTGCCTTAACTATGGGGTTGCTTAGTGGCTCTTCTTGATTTAGCAAAAGTTTTCTACCACTTTCATAAAATTGTTGGCGTGGTCAGGAGTGCTTCTTCCAAGGACTGTAATTTTCTCGACTATTACCATCGACGGTAAGATTGCCAGTAAAAGTAGGTTTAGTCAGCTAAGCTGCCCTCATGACTTAAAGAGACTCCA harbors:
- a CDS encoding Lrp/AsnC ligand binding domain-containing protein, which translates into the protein MTAYILLRTVIAKEHEVAQAIQGMKGVVEVKVVFGEYDVVVKAQAKNARELDEIVTNIRRINGVVMTSTLIASD